The proteins below are encoded in one region of Populus alba chromosome 2, ASM523922v2, whole genome shotgun sequence:
- the LOC118042001 gene encoding LOW QUALITY PROTEIN: uncharacterized protein (The sequence of the model RefSeq protein was modified relative to this genomic sequence to represent the inferred CDS: deleted 1 base in 1 codon) yields MMMEEEDGMDSLFEGMVLFTPHQFTDEQPHQQLVEDPLKHPEESQSDDTVNNNSNNTLAEAGASAEEASHHQQLSEPLDENLFSSLQTLTQSQSQSQSDPISPSPTTDPTTQISSASRKKRRASFRIGYARDRTYPPDLNNHNDDDGHDADKNEDDASQSPSSIVANPIDTSLSDSQFKNKKDETLSQFDHLKSQISEKLDAARLLIASVSSARKDSISRRRKAAEDLNLASANHAHLEQQLEVACEAEDFETAERISDSLASAEKEKQTLLLALKDAEAHCDTIDSQMYHALDSQIAAEQECASLLQHFAKDAENNADLVLKNAQILSSKEIDDWFSSSQVLEAKKIELDIESHFINEARSRVSDSIQHSVEDDRNEKEILCKKKDVLAKELDHLLDLVKQKEMEIDENDTRIKAVDERIAAVVSDFKEIQSSINAKFDDLQSRLSQMHLQSEALSTKRKEIDRFLTEEEERGAKLRELVRVSEDEAKVYQEVVVLRKGLKSSILKSREEKLRLAKTEEELTLDVQMLQQEVSAARGSLQELSSTKSSIQQNISSLKQRSLFIDKRVPELEAEKKVAAVARNFKEAARIAAEAKSLGVEKDSLERLRLQKATSELKKLEEDIKDTVDRLQTTEGLILSKEKEVAMARFQRLLLISGAATAERFAALERGDTNEANLLLAEAEAANDEAKKLQPTYNFKEEEFLIPKQFIPVELVSNLGRKQLAELAASAHFPASQ; encoded by the exons ATGatgatggaggaggaggatggcaTGGATTCTCTGTTTGAGGGAATGGTCTTGTTTACACCTCATCAATTCACTGATGAACAACCTCATCAGCAACTTGTTGAAGATCCTCTTAAGCATCCTGAAGAATCTCAATCTGATGATACagttaataataatagcaacaaTACTTTAGCAGAAGCAGGAGCAAGTGCAGAAGAAGCATCTCATCATCAACAGTTGTCAGAGCCCCTCGATGAGAACCTTTTCTCTTCCCTTCAAACCCTAACCCAGTCCCAGTCCCAGTCCCAATCGGATCCAATTTCCCCTTCTCCTACTACTGATCCAACTACTCAGATTTCTTCTGCTtctagaaagaaaaggagagcttCCTTCAGGATCGGCTATGCCAGAGATCGCACCTATCCTCCCGATCTCAACAACCacaatgatgatgatggccATGATGCTGATAAGAATGAAGACGATGCCTCTCAATCCCCATCATCTATTGTTGCCAATCCTATTGATACTTCCCTCTCAGATTCACAATTCAAAAATAAGAAAGATGAAACCTTGTCCCAATTTGACCACCTTAAGTCCCAGATTTCTGAGAAGCTAGACGCTGCTCGGCTCTTGATTGCCTCTGTTTCTTCCGCCCGCAAGGATTCCATCTCAAGGAGAAGAAAAGCTGCTGAGGATCTCAATTTAGCATCTGCCAATCACGCCCACTTAGAACAGCAGTTGGAGGTTGCTTGTGAGGCCGAAGATTTCGAGACCGCAGAAAGGATTAGCGACAGCCTTGCTTCTGCTGAGAAGGAGAAACAAACTCTACTCCTTGCTCTCAAAGACGCTGAAGCTCACTGTGATACCATCGACTCTCAGATGTACCATGCTCTTGACTCCCAGATTGCTGCTGAGCAAGAATgcgcttctcttcttcaacatttCGCTAAG GATGCAGAAAATAATGCAGATTTAGTCTTGAAGAATGCACAGATACTTTCTTCAAAAGAAATCGATGATTGGTTTTCATCCTCCCAAGTCTTGGAGGCCAAGAAAATCGAATTAGATATTGAGTCACATTTCATAAATGAAGCACGCTCGCGGGTGAGTGATTCCATCCAGCATTCAGTTGAGGACGATAGGAATGAGAAAGAAATTCTCTGTAAGAAAAAGGACGTGCTCGCTAAGGAACTCGACCATCTTCTCGATTTAGTCAAACAGAAGGAAATGGAGATAGATGAGAATGATACTAGAATCAAAGCAGTTGATGAGAGGATTGCTGCTGTGGTCTCTGATTTCAAGGAGATTCAATCAAGCATTAATGCAAAGTTTGATGACTTGCAATCACGCCTTTCTCAGATGCATCTGCAGAGTGAAGCATTATcgacaaaaagaaaggaaattgaTAGGTTCCTTACTGAAGAGGAAGAACGTGGGGCTAAGCTAAGGGAATTAGTCAGGGTTTCAGAAGATGAAGCAAAAGTCTACCAGGAAGTTGTTGTGCTGAGAAAAGGCCTCAAGTCGTCTATTTTGAAATCCAGGGAAGAAAAGTTGAGGCTGGCAAAGACCGAGGAGGAGCTTACCTTGGATGTACAGATGCTCCAACAGGAAGTTTCTGCTGCAAGAGGTTCCCTGCAG GAGCTATCGTCAACTAAGTCCAGCATCCAGCAAAATATATCATCCTTAAAGCAGAGAAGTCTATTCATAGATAAAAGAGTCCCAGAGCTGGAGGCAGAAAAGAAAGTTGCTGCTGTTGCGAGAAACTTCAAGGAAGCTGCACGAATAGCTGCTGAGGCAAAGTCATTG GGTGTTGAAAAGGATAGTTTGGAGAGATTGCGCTTGCAAAAGGCCACTTCAGAGCTGAAGAAGCTTGAAGAAGATATTAAAGATACTGTTGACAGATTGCAAACTACTGAGGGACTGATATTATCCAAGGAAAAGGAGGTTGCAATGGCTAGATTCCAGAGGTTGCTTTTAATTTCTGGTGCTGCCACAGCAGAAAGATTTGCTGCTTTAGAGCGGGGCGACACTAACGAAGCTAACCTCCTACTTGCGGAGGCTGAGGCAGCAAATGATGAAGCAAAAAAACTTCAACCAACATACaattttaaagaagaagaatttttaATACCTAAACAGTTCATCCCTGTGGAGCTTGTATCCAATCTTGGGAGGAAGCAGTTAGCAGAATTGGCAGCTTCCGCTCATTTTCCAGCATCACAATGA
- the LOC118042000 gene encoding indole-3-acetic acid-induced protein ARG7: MSGIVRKLWCCGTKGFPSADDSAEDQLALPPPEGHVRVCVGRDNVQCRFEMEAHFLNHPLFEDLLRLSEQEHGYAYDGALRIACEIHLFQYLLHLLKTGNPTAHYMQLPDLISTFHSSAAHHKYPSPPPLLNIPPCQYSHS; encoded by the coding sequence ATGAGTGGAATCGTTAGAAAGCTATGGTGCTGCGGAACAAAAGGGTTCCCGTCCGCAGACGACTCAGCTGAAGATCAGCTGGCACTACCCCCACCCGAGGGCCACGTTCGAGTGTGCGTTGGGAGAGACAATGTTCAGTGCAGGTTTGAGATGGAAGCTCATTTCTTAAACCATCCTCTATTCGAAGACCTGCTCCGTCTATCAGAACAGGAGCATGGTTACGCTTACGATGGGGCATTAAGGATTGCCTGCGAGATCCATCTCTTCCAATACCTTCTTCACCTCCTTAAGACTGGTAATCCCACAGCACATTACATGCAACTTCCTGATCTCATTTCCACCTTCCACTCCAGTGCCGCCCACCATAAATATCCTTCTCCTCCTCCGCTTCTAAATATCCCACCTTGCCAATATTCTCATTCATGA